In Gemmatimonadaceae bacterium, the following proteins share a genomic window:
- a CDS encoding oligopeptide/dipeptide ABC transporter ATP-binding protein: MTAPIAGTTAPLLDVRDLAKHFARRAPLFGRAPGPVRAVDGVSFHIMPGETLGLVGESGCGKTTTGRAVLRLIEPTSGSVRFDGRDVLALRAGELRQLRRRMQIVFQDPFSSLNPRMTIGAIVREGLTIHRLAEGDAADRRVRQLLEEVGLRPEYASRYPHEFSGGQRQRVGIARALSVEPSFIVCDEPVSALDVSVQAQVVNLLQDLQRDRGLAYLFIAHDLAVIEHIADRVAVMYLGHIVETATARDLYREPLMPYTQALLSAVPVPDPTASRDRIILQGDVPSPSAPPSGCVFHPRCQHPGKDAACTRIVPPLEEKAPGHLVACIKQTPTAVSWAQQQDAGATHPPERYVPVAALHTRSRGLASP; the protein is encoded by the coding sequence ATGACCGCCCCCATCGCCGGCACGACCGCTCCGCTGCTCGACGTCCGCGATCTCGCCAAGCACTTCGCGCGGCGCGCCCCGCTCTTCGGCCGCGCGCCCGGCCCCGTGCGCGCCGTGGACGGCGTCTCGTTCCACATCATGCCGGGCGAGACGCTCGGGCTCGTGGGCGAATCGGGGTGCGGCAAGACCACCACCGGCCGCGCCGTGCTCCGGCTCATCGAGCCCACCAGCGGCAGCGTCCGCTTCGACGGCCGCGACGTGCTCGCCCTGCGCGCCGGCGAATTGCGCCAGCTGCGCCGGCGGATGCAGATCGTGTTCCAGGATCCCTTCTCGTCGCTCAACCCGCGGATGACCATCGGCGCCATCGTGCGCGAGGGACTCACCATCCATCGCCTCGCCGAGGGAGACGCCGCCGACCGGCGCGTGCGCCAGCTGCTCGAAGAGGTGGGGTTGCGGCCCGAGTACGCGTCGCGGTACCCGCACGAATTCTCGGGCGGCCAGCGGCAGCGCGTCGGCATCGCCCGCGCGCTCTCCGTGGAACCGTCGTTCATCGTCTGCGACGAGCCCGTGTCCGCCCTCGACGTGTCGGTGCAGGCCCAGGTGGTGAACCTGCTGCAGGACCTGCAGCGCGACCGCGGGCTCGCGTATCTGTTCATCGCCCACGACCTCGCGGTGATCGAGCACATCGCCGACCGCGTGGCCGTGATGTATCTGGGCCACATCGTCGAGACGGCCACGGCCCGCGATCTCTACCGCGAACCGTTGATGCCGTACACGCAGGCGCTGCTGTCGGCCGTGCCCGTGCCCGACCCCACCGCGTCGCGCGACCGCATCATCCTTCAGGGCGACGTGCCGTCGCCCTCCGCTCCGCCCTCGGGCTGTGTCTTCCATCCGCGGTGCCAACACCCGGGCAAGGACGCCGCCTGCACCCGGATCGTGCCGCCGCTCGAAGAGAAGGCACCCGGACACCTCGTGGCATGCATCAAGCAGACGCCCACCGCCGTCTCGTGGGCGCAGCAGCAGGACGCTGGTGCGACCCACCCGCCCGAGCGGTATGTCCCCGTCGCCGCGCTCCACACGCGTTCGCGGGGCCTCGCCTCACCGTAG
- a CDS encoding gamma-glutamyl-gamma-aminobutyrate hydrolase family protein, producing the protein MPHPLPVVAVTATTELIRGLPRVRLNQRYTDALQRAGLIPVVVPPLAPDAAHALLRRVDGLVLTGGEDVDPALFGAAPHPRADPPHPERDRSEIALTVAAHAQRLPTLAICRGLQLVNVAFGGSLIQDIPAQRPHALPHARDEDRGARVHGVTIDDGTRLAGALGATRLTVNSLHHQALDRIGRGLRVAARADDGIIEAAEWAGDEWWMVGVQWHPEELDQTPEAWDRTLFGAFARAVTASNASAFRPAPVA; encoded by the coding sequence ATGCCGCACCCGCTGCCCGTCGTCGCCGTCACCGCCACCACGGAGCTCATCCGGGGCCTGCCGCGCGTGCGGCTGAACCAACGCTACACCGACGCCCTGCAGCGCGCCGGTCTCATCCCCGTCGTCGTCCCCCCGCTCGCGCCCGACGCCGCCCACGCCCTGCTCCGCCGCGTGGACGGACTCGTCCTCACCGGCGGCGAGGACGTCGACCCCGCCCTGTTCGGGGCCGCTCCCCACCCCAGAGCCGACCCGCCGCACCCCGAACGCGACCGCTCCGAGATCGCCCTCACCGTCGCCGCCCACGCGCAACGGCTACCCACGCTCGCCATCTGCCGCGGGCTGCAACTCGTGAACGTCGCCTTCGGCGGGTCCCTCATTCAGGACATCCCCGCCCAACGCCCACACGCGCTGCCCCACGCGCGCGACGAGGACCGCGGCGCCCGCGTCCACGGCGTGACGATCGACGACGGCACCCGACTGGCGGGCGCGCTCGGCGCCACGCGCCTCACCGTGAACTCCCTCCACCACCAGGCCCTCGACCGGATCGGCCGCGGGCTGCGCGTGGCCGCGCGCGCCGACGACGGCATCATCGAAGCCGCCGAGTGGGCCGGCGACGAGTGGTGGATGGTCGGCGTCCAGTGGCACCCCGAAGAGCTCGATCAGACGCCCGAGGCGTGGGATCGCACGCTGTTCGGCGCCTTCGCGCGCGCCGTCACTGCGTCCAACGCCAGCGCGTTTCGTCCCGCACCTGTCGCATGA
- a CDS encoding DUF3108 domain-containing protein yields MSLFARGAAALLLALAARAGAQKDPLAPARHAQPAAVPLVAGERLDYDVRFGPIKVGRASMRVAGLDTVRGITAWHTVFTVRGGTFFYRVNDVLESWIDTTRFASLRFHQHLAEGSRDRDYLYEIFPNRRVYVQAGNEPQPSVSDPLDDASFLYFVRTVPLEVGHEYAFDRYFRPDRNPVRLIVLRRERVTVPAGTFDAIVVRPIIKTRGIFSEGGEAQIWLSDDATRMLLQLRSKLSFGSLNLYLRSYHVAADTLRP; encoded by the coding sequence GTGAGCCTCTTCGCCCGCGGAGCCGCCGCCCTGTTGCTGGCGCTCGCGGCGCGCGCCGGCGCACAGAAGGACCCCCTGGCCCCCGCCAGGCACGCGCAGCCGGCTGCCGTGCCGCTCGTCGCCGGCGAGCGCCTGGACTACGACGTGCGCTTCGGGCCCATCAAGGTGGGCAGAGCGAGCATGCGGGTGGCCGGCCTCGACACCGTGCGCGGCATCACCGCCTGGCACACCGTCTTCACCGTGCGCGGTGGCACGTTCTTCTACCGCGTGAACGACGTGCTGGAGAGCTGGATCGACACCACCCGCTTCGCCTCGCTGCGCTTTCACCAGCACCTCGCCGAAGGCAGCCGCGATCGCGATTACCTGTATGAGATATTTCCCAACCGCCGTGTCTACGTGCAGGCGGGCAACGAGCCCCAGCCGTCGGTGAGCGACCCACTCGACGACGCGTCGTTCCTGTACTTCGTGCGCACCGTCCCGCTCGAGGTCGGCCACGAATATGCATTCGACCGCTACTTCCGCCCCGACCGCAACCCCGTGCGCCTCATCGTGCTGCGCAGAGAGCGCGTGACCGTGCCCGCCGGCACGTTCGATGCCATCGTCGTGCGCCCGATCATCAAGACGCGCGGCATCTTCTCCGAGGGCGGCGAAGCCCAGATCTGGCTCTCCGACGACGCCACCCGCATGCTCCTGCAACTCAGGAGCAAGCTCTCGTTCGGCTCGCTCAACCTGTACCTCCGGTCGTATCATGTAGCAGCGGATACCCTCCGCCCCTAG
- a CDS encoding M28 family peptidase produces MRVWRALALALATGCATGSAGGGGAAAAAAAAAAAAAPTETPIASRSPTISPMELQRDLYAFADDSMRGRETGTPDAVRAATFIANRLAVLGLEPAGDSGFYQRVPLEREDIVATTRFSVEDGGTTRALALGRDLLPLTTLGLGAYTALDAQGPIVFGGYGIDDDALGRHDLRGLAVQGKVLVIVHGAPPGADSAARAKYDAEGYLSVLLQQVLPLRPAAVIVLMTPATRELFDEAGPSLLRAVSIRTGAAAPTKQMRIFPMVLLGLATPGSPLLPKGWPADDHAQDLAGTFSGHVDTRRTPVTGYNVVAVLRGGDPRLRHTYVAFGAHLDHIGIQPGMTPDSIANGADDDGSGSVSLLAMARAMRVLRPARSVLFVWHTGEEKGLLGSSWFTAHPTVPIDSIVAELNADMVGRNAPGELYVVGPGTAPNGQSKVLGAIVDSVNASESQPFRINRSFDTPADPERMYYRSDQYNYALRGIPVVFFTTGLHADYHKVTDSVDKIGYVKMALVDRLMMDVGLAVANRPTRPR; encoded by the coding sequence ATGCGAGTCTGGCGGGCACTGGCGCTGGCCCTGGCGACGGGTTGCGCGACGGGGAGTGCGGGGGGCGGCGGAGCGGCCGCCGCGGCCGCCGCGGCTGCTGCGGCGGCGGCGCCCACCGAAACGCCGATCGCCTCGCGATCTCCGACGATCTCGCCCATGGAGCTCCAGCGCGATCTGTACGCGTTCGCGGACGACTCGATGCGCGGACGCGAGACGGGCACGCCCGATGCGGTGCGCGCCGCCACGTTCATCGCCAACCGGCTGGCCGTGCTCGGGCTCGAGCCAGCGGGGGACAGCGGGTTCTACCAGCGCGTGCCCCTGGAGCGCGAGGACATCGTGGCAACCACACGGTTCTCGGTGGAGGACGGGGGCACGACGCGCGCGCTGGCGCTGGGACGGGATCTGCTGCCGCTGACCACGCTGGGACTGGGCGCGTACACGGCGCTGGACGCGCAGGGCCCGATCGTGTTCGGCGGCTACGGCATCGACGACGATGCGCTGGGCCGGCACGACCTGCGCGGGCTGGCGGTGCAGGGCAAGGTGCTGGTGATCGTGCATGGCGCGCCGCCGGGCGCCGACTCGGCGGCCCGCGCGAAGTACGACGCCGAGGGCTACCTGAGCGTGCTGCTGCAGCAGGTGCTGCCGCTGCGGCCGGCGGCGGTGATCGTGCTGATGACGCCGGCCACGCGCGAGCTGTTCGACGAAGCGGGGCCCTCGCTGCTGCGCGCGGTGTCGATCCGCACGGGGGCAGCGGCGCCCACCAAGCAGATGCGGATATTCCCCATGGTGCTGTTGGGGCTGGCCACGCCGGGCTCTCCGCTGCTTCCCAAGGGCTGGCCGGCCGACGATCACGCGCAGGACCTCGCGGGCACGTTCAGCGGCCACGTGGACACGCGCCGGACGCCGGTGACCGGGTACAACGTGGTGGCCGTGCTGCGGGGCGGCGACCCCCGGTTGCGCCACACGTACGTGGCCTTCGGCGCGCATCTGGACCACATCGGCATCCAGCCGGGCATGACGCCCGACTCGATCGCCAACGGCGCCGACGACGACGGGTCGGGCAGCGTGTCGCTGCTGGCGATGGCGCGCGCGATGCGGGTGCTGCGGCCGGCGCGGTCGGTGCTCTTCGTGTGGCACACGGGCGAGGAGAAGGGGCTGCTGGGGTCGAGCTGGTTCACCGCCCATCCGACGGTGCCGATCGATTCGATCGTCGCCGAGCTGAACGCCGACATGGTGGGCCGGAACGCGCCGGGCGAGCTGTACGTGGTGGGGCCGGGCACGGCGCCCAACGGCCAGAGCAAGGTGCTGGGCGCGATCGTGGATTCGGTGAACGCGAGCGAATCACAGCCGTTCCGCATCAACCGGTCGTTCGACACGCCGGCCGATCCGGAGCGCATGTACTACCGCAGCGACCAGTACAACTACGCGCTCAGGGGAATACCGGTGGTGTTCTTCACCACGGGCCTGCACGCCGACTACCACAAGGTGACCGACTCGGTCGACAAGATCGGCTATGTGAAGATGGCGTTGGTGGACCGCCTGATGATGGACGTGGGGCTGGCGGTGGCGAATCGTCCCACGCGACCCAGATAA
- a CDS encoding glycosyltransferase family 2 protein, whose product MLYVCIPAYNEAPTIGLLLWRIRKVFQQYSREHEILVYNDGSTDDTAEVLKPYHDVLPLTVIGGTEHVGYARALDALARTASQRTRYPRRDALVVMQGDFTDPPEHLPELIKRFEGGADIVVAERPPESLPVPARRLRRVAPWILRPFSRVPGVTDPFGSLRLYRIAILRDLLKELGDRPIVDADGWAANVQLLVRASKFARRVETVSLDTRYDLRPRESRVRPWSDALGLYRMARDLRARGPATS is encoded by the coding sequence GTGCTCTACGTCTGCATCCCCGCGTACAACGAAGCCCCCACCATCGGGCTGTTGCTCTGGCGCATCCGCAAGGTGTTCCAGCAGTACTCGCGCGAGCACGAGATCCTGGTGTACAACGACGGCAGCACCGACGACACGGCCGAGGTGCTCAAACCCTACCACGACGTGCTGCCCCTCACCGTGATCGGCGGCACGGAACACGTGGGATACGCCCGCGCCCTCGACGCGCTGGCCCGCACCGCGTCGCAGCGCACGCGCTATCCGCGGCGCGACGCCCTCGTCGTCATGCAGGGCGACTTCACCGATCCCCCGGAACACCTTCCCGAACTCATCAAGCGGTTCGAGGGCGGCGCCGACATCGTGGTGGCCGAACGGCCGCCCGAGTCGCTCCCCGTGCCCGCGCGGCGCCTCCGCCGCGTGGCCCCGTGGATCCTCCGGCCGTTCTCGCGCGTGCCCGGCGTGACTGATCCGTTCGGCTCGCTGCGCCTCTACCGCATCGCCATCCTGCGCGACCTGCTCAAGGAGCTGGGCGACCGCCCCATCGTCGACGCCGACGGCTGGGCCGCCAACGTGCAGCTGCTCGTGCGCGCGTCCAAATTCGCGCGCCGCGTGGAGACCGTCTCGCTCGACACCCGCTACGACCTGCGACCGCGCGAGAGCCGCGTGCGCCCCTGGAGCGACGCCCTCGGCCTCTACCGCATGGCCCGCGATCTCCGCGCCCGGGGTCCCGCCACGTCGTGA
- a CDS encoding ABC transporter permease, which produces MPTDGPRRRAGPGWKQLTPGARAACGVIVLFVLAAVFAPLLTRYQPWQQLDVVRLKSLPPSLAHPFGTDRFSRDVYTRVLYGARVSLAIGALAVLLSSSVGTLYGAVAGYAGGVVDTVMMRIIDTFLSVPRVLLLIAVLALWSPVPLAGLILLIGLTGWFDIARIVRAQAMALRDREFVVAARSLGARPSAIVWRHVLPNVLAPVIVAGMLAVGNVIVLEAGLSFLGIGVREPTASWGTMFQDAANQFVSSWWAVIFPGVAIVATVLALNTLGDALRDLLDPRQLPAHPGSEFQEPAHG; this is translated from the coding sequence GTGCCGACTGACGGCCCACGCCGCCGAGCGGGACCGGGCTGGAAACAGCTCACGCCCGGCGCCCGCGCGGCCTGCGGCGTCATCGTGCTGTTCGTGCTCGCGGCGGTGTTCGCGCCGCTCCTCACGCGGTACCAGCCCTGGCAGCAGCTCGACGTCGTGCGCCTCAAGAGCCTCCCGCCGTCGCTCGCCCATCCATTCGGCACCGATCGCTTCAGCCGCGACGTGTACACGCGCGTGCTGTATGGGGCCCGCGTCTCGCTCGCCATCGGCGCCCTGGCCGTGCTCCTGTCGTCCAGCGTCGGCACGCTGTACGGCGCCGTTGCCGGCTACGCCGGCGGCGTGGTGGACACGGTGATGATGCGGATCATAGACACCTTCCTCTCCGTGCCCCGCGTGCTCCTGCTCATCGCCGTGCTCGCGCTCTGGTCGCCGGTGCCCCTGGCCGGGCTCATCCTGCTCATCGGCCTCACCGGCTGGTTCGACATCGCGCGCATCGTCCGGGCGCAGGCCATGGCCCTGCGCGACCGGGAGTTCGTGGTCGCCGCGCGATCACTGGGCGCGCGTCCGTCCGCCATCGTCTGGCGCCACGTGCTCCCCAACGTGCTCGCGCCCGTCATCGTGGCCGGCATGCTGGCGGTGGGCAACGTCATCGTGCTCGAGGCCGGCCTCTCGTTCCTCGGCATCGGCGTCCGCGAGCCCACGGCAAGCTGGGGCACGATGTTCCAGGACGCGGCCAACCAGTTCGTGTCCAGCTGGTGGGCCGTGATCTTTCCCGGCGTCGCGATCGTCGCCACGGTGCTCGCCCTCAACACACTCGGCGACGCCTTGCGTGATCTGCTCGACCCACGACAGCTTCCCGCACACCCCGGATCCGAATTCCAGGAGCCCGCCCATGGCTGA
- a CDS encoding ABC transporter permease produces the protein MGRRVAARLGQAIVVLWVVATLAFFLIHAAPGDPFGFDAPSITPATRAFWRHQFGYDRPLGVQYARWLDNVAHGRFGYSQSLHEPVRDAIAQALPRTLLLMGVALVAAFAIGILLALFQVQHRGTRRARWAGTIALLFYSLPDFWLAMVLLLAFAYWVPILPAGFTVDPVMHQYMAPIPALVDRLRHLVLPALTLTLLTTAGVARFQRNELLEVLPLDFIRTARAKGLDERAVVRRHALRNALLPTITLAGLALPALLGGAVFVEKVFSWQGMGWLTVNAIGMRDYPLVMAAVIVATCMVVLGNLLADLAYAAADPRLRAD, from the coding sequence GTGGGGCGTCGCGTCGCGGCCCGGCTCGGGCAAGCCATCGTCGTCCTGTGGGTGGTCGCGACGCTGGCCTTCTTCCTGATCCACGCCGCGCCCGGCGACCCGTTCGGCTTCGACGCCCCCAGCATCACGCCCGCCACCCGCGCGTTCTGGCGACACCAGTTCGGCTACGACCGCCCGCTCGGCGTCCAGTACGCCCGCTGGCTCGACAACGTCGCGCACGGGCGGTTCGGCTATTCGCAATCACTGCACGAACCGGTGCGCGACGCCATCGCCCAGGCGTTGCCGCGCACCCTGCTCCTCATGGGCGTGGCGCTCGTCGCCGCGTTCGCCATCGGCATCCTGCTCGCCCTGTTCCAGGTACAGCACCGCGGCACCCGGCGCGCGCGATGGGCCGGCACCATCGCCCTCCTCTTCTATTCGCTCCCTGATTTCTGGCTGGCCATGGTGCTGTTGCTCGCGTTCGCCTATTGGGTGCCCATCCTGCCGGCGGGGTTCACGGTGGACCCGGTGATGCACCAGTACATGGCGCCCATTCCCGCGCTCGTCGACCGCTTGCGCCACCTCGTGCTCCCGGCGCTCACGCTCACCCTCCTCACCACGGCCGGCGTGGCGCGCTTCCAGCGCAACGAGCTGCTCGAAGTGTTGCCGCTCGACTTCATCCGCACCGCGCGGGCCAAGGGACTCGATGAGCGCGCCGTCGTGCGCCGGCATGCCCTGCGCAACGCCCTCCTCCCCACCATCACCCTGGCCGGCCTCGCCCTCCCGGCGCTGCTCGGCGGCGCGGTGTTCGTGGAGAAGGTGTTCTCCTGGCAGGGCATGGGGTGGCTCACCGTCAACGCCATCGGCATGCGTGACTATCCGCTGGTGATGGCCGCCGTCATCGTCGCCACGTGCATGGTCGTTCTCGGCAACCTGCTGGCCGATCTCGCCTACGCGGCGGCCGATCCGAGACTCCGTGCCGACTGA
- a CDS encoding ABC transporter ATP-binding protein — protein MAEPLLAIENLRTYFHTAGGVARAVDGLSLTVAPGETVGVVGESGCGKSVTALSILRLIGAPGRIESGSRILFQGRDLLSLDGRAMRAVRGNRIAMIFQEPMTALNPVFTVGDQVAEVARIHAGASRAEAWKRAVEMLDRVGIPAAGERAREYPHQLSGGMRQRVMIAMALMMQPDLLIADEPTTALDVTIQAQILELLAELQRQFGMSVLLITHDFGVIAETASRVVVMYGGEAVEQAPVRELFAHPHHPYTQGLLAAMPRLGASRERLQTIPGTVPAPTDWPAGCRFRDRCAFAWERCEREHPALHQLSADHASRCHLAVEPERRVAHPPAAPAEIA, from the coding sequence ATGGCTGAGCCTCTGCTCGCCATCGAGAACCTGCGCACGTACTTCCACACCGCCGGCGGCGTTGCCCGGGCGGTGGACGGCCTGTCGCTCACCGTTGCGCCGGGCGAGACGGTGGGCGTGGTGGGCGAATCCGGATGCGGCAAGTCGGTCACGGCGCTGTCCATCCTGCGCCTGATCGGCGCGCCCGGCCGCATCGAGTCGGGCAGCCGCATCCTGTTCCAGGGCCGCGACCTCCTGTCGCTCGACGGGCGCGCCATGCGCGCCGTGCGCGGCAATCGCATCGCGATGATCTTCCAGGAGCCGATGACCGCCCTGAACCCGGTGTTCACGGTGGGCGACCAGGTGGCCGAGGTGGCTCGGATCCACGCCGGCGCGTCGCGGGCCGAAGCCTGGAAGCGCGCCGTGGAGATGCTCGACCGCGTGGGCATCCCCGCCGCCGGCGAGCGGGCGCGCGAATATCCGCACCAGCTTTCGGGCGGCATGCGCCAGCGCGTCATGATCGCCATGGCGCTCATGATGCAGCCCGACCTCCTGATCGCCGACGAGCCCACTACCGCGCTCGACGTCACCATCCAGGCGCAGATCCTCGAGCTGCTCGCCGAGCTGCAGCGGCAGTTCGGCATGTCGGTGCTCCTCATCACGCACGACTTCGGCGTCATCGCCGAGACCGCCTCGCGCGTCGTCGTGATGTACGGCGGCGAGGCGGTGGAGCAGGCGCCGGTGCGCGAGCTGTTCGCGCACCCGCACCACCCCTACACCCAGGGGCTGCTCGCCGCGATGCCCCGCCTGGGCGCGTCCCGCGAACGTCTGCAGACCATCCCCGGCACCGTGCCGGCGCCCACCGACTGGCCCGCCGGCTGCCGGTTCCGCGATCGCTGCGCCTTCGCCTGGGAGCGCTGCGAACGCGAACATCCCGCGCTCCATCAGTTGAGCGCCGATCACGCGTCGCGCTGCCACCTGGCCGTGGAACCCGAACGCCGCGTCGCGCACCCGCCGGCGGCGCCGGCGGAGATCGCATGA
- a CDS encoding peptide ABC transporter substrate-binding protein translates to MRTLRLAACCLPIVWLAACGRGEPSASSAAGAVDGGTMVIAAPGDADNLLPPLSVTILGREVTDLVFDHLAEIDDSLHTIGDAGFTPRLARSWTWAPDSMSVVFHLDPRARWHDGQPVTARDVRFSLALYKNPKLGSPFAPALANVDSVSVKDSLTAIAWFHARQPESFFDIAYQLWVMPEHVYAAVPPEKLATSELARRPVGSGRFRFVSWQPGSRLEIQADTANYRGRARLDRVIWAISPDNDASFAQVMSGQADLLENATPDQLKAAAGHAGIRPFPWPSLQYAFMGMNFRSAKQRTRPNRFFADLRVRRAISMALDRRAMLHNVFDSLGAIGYGPFPRVLSTADTTLRIPPYDVAHAQALLDSAGWRTGPDSIRRKDGRPFEIRLIAPTSSAFRMSYAVLIQDALRKVGVKVDIDAAPFPVFFAKQTAGDFDAVLAGYSTDPNAAGAVQSWGTKSIIPAGGNYLSYSDPTFDALVDSATASFNAAAAKAYATRAYQTIADDAPAVWLYDVLSVGLINTRFHEAPLRADGWWEHLADWTIPPAARIDRDRIGLGAPKP, encoded by the coding sequence ATCGTCCGCGGCGGGCGCCGTCGACGGCGGCACGATGGTCATCGCCGCGCCGGGTGACGCCGACAACCTGCTCCCGCCCCTCTCGGTCACCATCCTCGGCCGCGAGGTGACGGATCTGGTATTCGACCACCTCGCCGAGATCGACGACAGCCTGCACACGATCGGCGACGCGGGCTTCACGCCGCGGCTGGCCCGGAGCTGGACGTGGGCCCCCGATTCGATGTCCGTTGTCTTCCATCTCGATCCGCGCGCGCGTTGGCACGACGGCCAACCGGTCACGGCGCGCGACGTCCGATTCTCGCTCGCGCTGTACAAGAACCCCAAGCTCGGCTCGCCGTTCGCGCCCGCGCTCGCCAACGTGGATTCGGTGTCGGTCAAGGATTCGCTCACCGCCATCGCCTGGTTCCACGCGCGCCAGCCGGAGTCGTTCTTCGACATCGCGTATCAGCTGTGGGTGATGCCCGAGCACGTGTACGCCGCCGTCCCCCCCGAGAAGCTCGCGACGTCCGAGTTGGCGCGGCGCCCCGTGGGCTCGGGACGCTTCCGATTCGTCAGCTGGCAGCCGGGCTCGCGGCTCGAGATCCAGGCCGACACCGCCAACTATCGCGGCCGTGCCCGGCTCGATCGCGTCATCTGGGCCATCTCGCCCGACAACGACGCGTCGTTCGCGCAGGTCATGAGCGGCCAGGCCGATCTGCTCGAGAACGCCACGCCCGACCAGCTCAAGGCCGCGGCCGGCCACGCCGGCATCCGGCCCTTCCCCTGGCCGTCGCTGCAGTACGCCTTCATGGGCATGAACTTCCGCAGCGCCAAGCAACGCACGCGGCCCAATCGCTTCTTCGCCGACCTCCGCGTGCGGCGCGCCATCTCGATGGCGCTCGACCGTCGCGCCATGCTCCACAACGTCTTCGATTCGCTGGGCGCGATCGGGTACGGCCCGTTCCCGCGCGTGCTCTCCACTGCCGACACCACGCTCCGCATCCCGCCGTACGACGTGGCCCACGCGCAGGCCCTGCTCGATTCCGCCGGCTGGCGCACCGGCCCCGACAGCATCCGGCGCAAGGACGGCCGGCCGTTCGAGATCCGGTTGATCGCGCCCACGTCGAGCGCCTTCCGGATGAGCTATGCCGTGCTCATCCAGGACGCGCTGCGCAAAGTGGGCGTGAAGGTGGACATCGACGCGGCCCCCTTCCCGGTGTTCTTCGCCAAGCAGACGGCGGGAGATTTCGACGCCGTGCTCGCCGGCTACAGCACCGATCCCAACGCCGCCGGCGCCGTCCAGAGCTGGGGCACCAAGTCGATCATTCCCGCCGGCGGCAACTACCTCTCCTACTCCGACCCCACCTTCGACGCGCTCGTCGACAGCGCCACCGCGTCGTTCAACGCCGCCGCGGCCAAGGCCTACGCCACGCGCGCGTACCAGACCATCGCCGACGACGCGCCCGCCGTCTGGCTCTACGACGTCCTGTCGGTCGGGCTCATCAACACGCGGTTCCACGAAGCGCCGCTCCGCGCCGACGGCTGGTGGGAACACCTCGCCGACTGGACCATTCCCCCGGCCGCGCGCATCGACCGCGATCGCATCGGCCTCGGCGCGCCGAAACCGTAG